One part of the Leucobacter triazinivorans genome encodes these proteins:
- a CDS encoding APC family permease, with protein sequence MSAHATPETAQHDPGLSRRTLGVPAITFMIIAASAPLTVVAGGVTTSFAVTESLGVPLGFLLIAVILAVFAVGYTAMSRYITNAGAFYAYIAQGIGRPLGVGASLVALVAYNAMQIGIYGLFGFQLSIFLETKFGFASPWWVWILLCIVVVGVLGVNRVDLSAKVLGVLVALEFLVVIVFDIVALGHAPEGVTAAALNPAALFGPALGIILVFGVAAFMGFEGAAIYGEEAKDPKRTVPRATYAAVAIIGVFYAFSAWAFSVGIGPSQVVEQSQTFGPDLMFVFMTDQVGVIFSDIMTLLFLTSLFAALQAFHNAVARYFFSLGREGVLPTWFSRTSRSGAPWAGSVAQTVIAVVVVAGFALTGDAFGAAESMFGDMAFLYPVLTMFTWLTNTGAAALVLLMAVIAVAVICFFRRNNRGLSVWTTVIAPVVSGLALLWVFIMILSNFQLMLDQDEPNATTFILPGMIFVAAIVGIIWALVLRARKPEIYRQIGHGTEPGAYGTEMVDVVEQ encoded by the coding sequence ATGAGTGCCCACGCGACGCCGGAAACGGCGCAACACGATCCGGGGCTCAGCCGCCGGACGCTCGGAGTCCCCGCGATCACCTTCATGATCATCGCGGCCTCGGCCCCCCTGACGGTGGTCGCCGGCGGTGTCACCACATCGTTCGCCGTCACCGAATCGCTCGGTGTGCCGCTCGGCTTCCTGCTCATCGCGGTGATCCTCGCGGTCTTCGCGGTGGGCTACACCGCCATGAGCCGCTACATCACGAACGCCGGCGCCTTCTACGCGTACATCGCCCAGGGTATCGGCCGGCCGCTCGGCGTGGGAGCCTCGCTCGTCGCGCTCGTCGCCTACAACGCGATGCAGATCGGCATCTACGGCCTGTTCGGCTTCCAGCTCTCCATCTTCCTCGAGACCAAGTTCGGCTTCGCCTCGCCCTGGTGGGTCTGGATCCTCCTCTGCATCGTCGTCGTCGGCGTGCTCGGCGTGAACCGCGTCGATCTCTCGGCGAAGGTGCTGGGCGTGCTCGTGGCGCTCGAGTTCCTCGTCGTCATCGTCTTCGACATCGTCGCGCTCGGTCATGCCCCGGAGGGCGTGACCGCAGCGGCGCTCAATCCGGCCGCGCTCTTCGGGCCGGCACTCGGCATCATCCTCGTCTTCGGCGTGGCCGCCTTCATGGGCTTCGAGGGTGCCGCGATCTACGGCGAGGAGGCGAAGGATCCGAAGCGCACGGTGCCCCGCGCCACCTACGCGGCGGTCGCCATCATCGGCGTCTTCTACGCCTTCAGCGCCTGGGCGTTCTCGGTGGGCATCGGCCCCTCGCAGGTCGTCGAGCAGTCGCAGACGTTCGGCCCCGACCTGATGTTCGTGTTCATGACCGATCAGGTGGGTGTGATCTTCTCGGACATCATGACCCTCCTGTTCCTCACGAGCCTCTTCGCCGCGCTGCAGGCCTTCCACAACGCCGTCGCCCGCTACTTCTTCTCGCTCGGCCGCGAGGGCGTGCTGCCGACGTGGTTCAGCCGCACGAGCCGGTCCGGGGCGCCCTGGGCGGGCTCCGTCGCCCAGACCGTGATCGCCGTGGTCGTCGTGGCCGGCTTCGCGCTGACCGGTGACGCCTTCGGCGCGGCCGAGTCGATGTTCGGCGACATGGCGTTCCTCTACCCGGTGCTCACCATGTTCACCTGGCTGACGAACACCGGCGCTGCGGCGCTCGTGCTGCTCATGGCCGTCATCGCAGTCGCCGTGATCTGCTTCTTCCGGCGCAACAACCGCGGGCTCAGCGTCTGGACGACCGTGATCGCACCGGTCGTCTCCGGTCTCGCGCTGCTGTGGGTGTTCATCATGATCCTGAGCAACTTCCAGCTGATGCTGGATCAGGACGAGCCCAACGCCACCACCTTCATCCTGCCCGGCATGATCTTCGTGGCCGCCATCGTCGGCATCATCTGGGCGCTCGTGCTGCGCGCCAGAAAGCCGGAGATCTACCGGCAGATCGGTCACGGCACCGAGCCCGGCGCCTACGGCACCGAGATGGTCGACGTGGTGGAGCAGTAG
- a CDS encoding P1 family peptidase, with protein sequence MFKIEDGSMASDPAPEAGTGAGGGADPGAPRARDLGVPSDGEPGRWNAITDVPGLEVGLVTILEDQPAVARTGVTAILPRGRAAAGGPCAAGVAVLNGNGELTGRSWIEESGQLQAPIAITNSHAVGAVHRGVDRWMAQHHPASAASWMLPVVGETWDGYLNSINADTVRPEHAVAALDAAASGPVAEGNVGGGTGMNCYGFKGGTGTASRIVRSGDERWTVGVLLQANFGSRKELRIAGRPLGPASQAPNPMETSGWFAREAGAGAVAAPGAGSVIVVVATDAPLLPDQCRALARRVPLGLARTGTTGSHFSGDIFLAFSTANEGALGSRMAGDGIAVEQLSHVAWGGIDPFFEAVVQATEEAVCNALIAARDMTGRDGHTSFALPHEEVRAAFDAA encoded by the coding sequence ATGTTCAAGATCGAGGATGGATCGATGGCATCCGACCCCGCCCCTGAGGCCGGCACCGGCGCCGGCGGCGGCGCCGACCCGGGAGCCCCCCGCGCGCGCGACCTCGGCGTCCCCAGCGACGGCGAACCGGGCCGCTGGAACGCCATCACCGACGTGCCCGGCCTCGAAGTGGGGCTCGTCACGATCCTCGAGGATCAGCCCGCGGTCGCCCGCACGGGCGTCACCGCGATCCTGCCCCGCGGCCGCGCCGCAGCCGGCGGGCCGTGCGCCGCCGGCGTCGCGGTGCTCAACGGCAACGGCGAACTCACGGGCCGTAGCTGGATCGAGGAGTCGGGCCAGCTGCAGGCCCCCATCGCGATCACGAACTCCCACGCCGTCGGCGCCGTGCACCGCGGCGTCGATCGCTGGATGGCGCAGCACCACCCGGCATCGGCTGCCTCATGGATGCTCCCCGTCGTCGGCGAGACCTGGGACGGCTACCTCAACTCCATCAACGCCGACACCGTGCGCCCGGAGCACGCCGTCGCGGCCCTCGACGCGGCAGCGAGCGGCCCGGTCGCCGAGGGCAACGTCGGCGGCGGCACCGGCATGAACTGCTACGGGTTCAAGGGCGGCACCGGCACGGCATCGCGGATCGTGCGCTCGGGCGACGAGCGCTGGACCGTGGGGGTGCTGCTGCAGGCGAACTTCGGCTCGCGCAAGGAGCTCAGGATCGCGGGGCGCCCGCTCGGCCCCGCGTCGCAGGCCCCGAACCCCATGGAGACCAGCGGCTGGTTCGCGCGCGAGGCAGGAGCCGGCGCCGTGGCCGCCCCCGGCGCGGGCAGCGTGATCGTGGTCGTGGCCACCGACGCGCCCCTGCTGCCGGACCAGTGCCGTGCGCTCGCGCGCCGCGTGCCGCTCGGCCTCGCCCGCACCGGAACCACCGGCAGCCACTTCTCGGGCGACATCTTCCTCGCTTTCTCAACCGCGAACGAGGGGGCGCTCGGTTCGCGGATGGCCGGCGACGGCATCGCCGTCGAGCAGCTCTCGCACGTGGCCTGGGGCGGCATCGACCCCTTCTTCGAGGCGGTCGTGCAGGCCACCGAGGAGGCGGTCTGCAACGCGCTCATCGCCGCGCGGGACATGACCGGCCGCGACGGGCACACGAGCTTCGCGCTGCCGCACGAGGAGGTGCGCGCGGCGTTCGACGCCGCGTGA
- a CDS encoding APC family permease: MSTAPTPSSHRGSGQLARGRLGTWDIVFFVVSAAAPLTVILSGAVTTFRLGGIGAPGAILFCAVVLVLFALGFTAMSKSVRNAGAFYAYVSRGIGKPFGLGVSSATVFAYISLVISFYGFIGFFAQFTFAELFGLDLPWGVWSLIAVGLVAFLGYRKVDVGAKVLGVLLTLEVAILLVFAIAALADGGPEPWSLVSFDPQNVFFAPAAGTLFIVGFGAYLGFESTAIYAEEAKRPERTIPRATIIAIAFLGLFYAFTFWVLTVAFGVDGVLEMARSDAFETMVITGTENLAGAWAAFAMKALIVTSFFACVLAFHNACTRYLFSLGREGLLPRALGRTSARSQSPAVASLTLSACCAIGVLIAILVNADPFLGLALWTYATGVQGLVFAQAFTAIAVVWYFARDRRGHSVWRVVVAPVLGALGLVVGFVLIVTNFEVVTGLEGPINQILLLPTPILFFGGITVGLVLKARRPEYYAGLTESVRVVPQEELPEEQREREEPEPAR, encoded by the coding sequence ATGTCCACCGCACCCACCCCATCGTCGCACCGCGGAAGCGGGCAGCTCGCCCGAGGTCGCCTCGGCACCTGGGACATCGTGTTCTTCGTGGTCTCGGCCGCAGCGCCCCTCACGGTGATCCTGAGCGGTGCCGTCACGACCTTCCGGCTGGGCGGTATCGGCGCACCCGGCGCCATCCTGTTCTGCGCCGTGGTGCTCGTCCTCTTCGCGCTCGGCTTCACCGCGATGTCGAAGAGCGTGCGCAACGCGGGAGCCTTCTACGCCTACGTGTCACGAGGGATCGGCAAGCCGTTCGGTCTCGGGGTCTCCTCGGCCACGGTCTTCGCCTACATCTCACTCGTCATCTCCTTCTACGGGTTCATCGGCTTCTTCGCGCAGTTCACCTTCGCCGAGCTCTTCGGTCTCGACCTGCCCTGGGGTGTCTGGTCGCTCATCGCCGTCGGGCTCGTCGCGTTCCTCGGCTACCGCAAGGTCGACGTCGGCGCGAAGGTGCTCGGCGTGCTGCTGACCCTCGAGGTCGCGATCCTGCTGGTCTTCGCGATCGCCGCGCTCGCCGACGGCGGCCCCGAGCCGTGGAGCCTCGTCTCCTTCGACCCGCAGAACGTGTTCTTCGCGCCGGCCGCGGGAACGCTCTTCATCGTGGGCTTCGGCGCTTATCTGGGTTTCGAGAGCACGGCGATCTACGCCGAGGAGGCGAAGCGCCCCGAGCGCACGATCCCGCGCGCCACGATCATCGCCATCGCGTTCCTGGGCCTGTTCTACGCGTTCACCTTCTGGGTGCTGACCGTCGCGTTCGGGGTGGACGGCGTGCTCGAGATGGCGCGCAGCGACGCGTTCGAGACCATGGTGATCACGGGCACGGAGAATCTCGCCGGCGCCTGGGCCGCCTTCGCCATGAAGGCGCTGATCGTCACCAGCTTCTTCGCGTGCGTGCTCGCCTTCCACAACGCCTGCACCCGCTACCTGTTCTCGCTCGGACGCGAGGGGCTGCTCCCTCGAGCGCTCGGCCGCACCAGCGCGCGCAGCCAGTCGCCGGCGGTCGCGAGCCTGACGCTCAGCGCGTGCTGCGCGATCGGCGTGCTCATCGCGATCCTCGTGAACGCCGACCCCTTCCTCGGCCTGGCCCTCTGGACCTACGCGACGGGCGTGCAGGGTCTCGTCTTCGCGCAGGCCTTCACCGCCATCGCGGTCGTCTGGTACTTCGCGAGGGATCGTCGCGGGCACAGCGTCTGGCGCGTGGTCGTCGCCCCGGTGCTCGGCGCGCTCGGCCTGGTCGTCGGATTCGTCCTGATCGTCACCAACTTCGAGGTGGTGACGGGGCTCGAGGGGCCGATCAACCAGATCCTGCTGCTGCCGACGCCGATCCTGTTCTTCGGCGGGATCACGGTCGGCCTCGTGCTCAAGGCGCGCAGACCGGAGTACTACGCGGGGCTCACGGAGTCGGTGCGGGTCGTGCCGCAGGAGGAGCTGCCGGAGGAGCAGCGGGAGCGGGAAGAGCCGGAACCCGCCCGCTGA
- a CDS encoding TetR/AcrR family transcriptional regulator, with the protein MNATARRRSERREDIVRAFWRVARSNPRRVNVRSVAAEAEMSPANVLHYFASLGELQMTAIAGALEQFFERRQAILDRSESATARIAAMIEAGVPDTISDELRHVYESVGILADHPEYLPAHRALTDRQVMLYRTLIEIGAGTGEFALASPPGMIARNLVALEDAYDLYPLVGDQTPREECRAAVRSYAELALGIPGRLTGGPGSGDPGTAAFGSGDPDSA; encoded by the coding sequence ATGAACGCGACCGCACGCCGTCGATCGGAACGCCGCGAGGACATCGTCCGCGCATTCTGGCGCGTCGCCCGGTCGAATCCCCGGCGGGTGAACGTGCGATCGGTCGCGGCCGAGGCGGAGATGAGCCCCGCCAACGTGCTGCACTACTTCGCCAGTCTGGGGGAGCTGCAGATGACGGCGATCGCGGGGGCGCTCGAGCAGTTCTTCGAGCGACGCCAGGCGATCCTCGACCGCTCCGAGAGCGCGACCGCACGCATCGCGGCGATGATCGAGGCCGGCGTGCCCGACACCATCAGCGATGAATTGCGCCACGTCTACGAGAGCGTCGGCATTCTCGCCGACCACCCGGAGTACCTGCCCGCGCACCGCGCGCTCACGGATCGGCAGGTCATGCTCTACCGCACCCTCATCGAGATCGGCGCGGGCACCGGCGAGTTCGCGCTCGCGTCGCCGCCCGGGATGATCGCCCGCAATCTGGTGGCGCTCGAGGACGCCTATGACCTGTACCCGCTCGTGGGCGACCAGACCCCGCGGGAGGAATGCCGCGCCGCCGTGCGCAGCTACGCCGAGCTGGCGCTCGGCATTCCCGGGCGCCTCACGGGCGGCCCCGGATCCGGGGATCCCGGCACCGCCGCGTTCGGATCCGGGGATCCCGACTCCGCCTGA
- the hpaD gene encoding 3,4-dihydroxyphenylacetate 2,3-dioxygenase, with product MAKLNDSDKTSSGFWVTEEAPIHSDNPIATPQAAAPDILRCAYMELVVTDLAASREFYVDVLGLYVTEEDDEAIYLRSTEEFIHHNLVLRKGPVAAVAAFSYRVRTPEDLDKAVAFYTELGCDVRRNENGFVKGIGDSVRVVDPLGFPYEFFYQTEHVERLAWRYDLHTPGELVRLDHFNQVTPDVPRAVRHYQDLGFRVTEDIQDNEGTVYAAWLRRKPTVHDTAATGGDGPRMHHVAFATHEKHNILAICDKLGALRLSDRIERGPGRHGVSNAFYLYLLDPDGHRVEIYTQDYYTGDPDNPVVTWDVHDNQRRDWWGNPVVPSWYTEASLVLDLDGNPQPVIARTDDSEMAVTIGADGFSYTREGDETKGFKLGETL from the coding sequence ATGGCCAAACTCAACGACAGCGACAAGACCTCCTCCGGCTTCTGGGTGACCGAAGAGGCCCCGATCCACTCCGACAACCCCATTGCGACCCCGCAGGCCGCCGCCCCCGACATCCTGCGCTGCGCGTACATGGAGCTCGTGGTCACCGACCTCGCGGCCTCGCGCGAGTTCTACGTCGACGTGCTCGGCCTCTACGTGACCGAGGAGGACGACGAGGCCATCTACCTCCGTTCGACCGAGGAGTTCATCCACCACAACCTCGTGCTGCGCAAGGGCCCCGTGGCGGCGGTCGCCGCCTTCTCGTACCGCGTGCGCACGCCCGAGGACCTCGACAAGGCGGTCGCCTTCTACACCGAGCTCGGCTGCGACGTGCGTCGCAACGAGAACGGCTTCGTGAAGGGCATCGGCGACTCGGTGCGCGTGGTCGACCCGCTCGGGTTCCCCTACGAGTTCTTCTACCAGACCGAGCACGTCGAGCGTCTCGCCTGGCGCTACGACCTGCACACCCCGGGTGAGCTCGTGCGCCTCGATCACTTCAACCAGGTGACCCCCGACGTGCCGCGCGCGGTGCGCCACTACCAGGATCTCGGCTTCCGCGTGACCGAGGACATCCAGGACAACGAGGGCACCGTCTACGCCGCGTGGCTGCGCCGCAAGCCGACCGTGCACGACACCGCCGCCACCGGGGGCGACGGGCCGCGCATGCACCACGTCGCCTTCGCCACGCACGAGAAGCACAACATCCTCGCGATCTGCGACAAGCTCGGCGCGCTGCGCCTGTCGGATCGCATCGAGCGCGGCCCGGGCCGCCACGGCGTCTCGAACGCCTTCTACCTCTACCTGCTCGATCCCGACGGCCACCGCGTCGAGATCTACACCCAGGACTACTACACCGGCGACCCCGACAACCCGGTCGTCACCTGGGACGTGCACGACAACCAGCGCCGCGACTGGTGGGGCAATCCGGTCGTGCCCTCGTGGTACACCGAGGCCTCCCTGGTGCTCGATCTCGACGGCAACCCGCAGCCGGTGATCGCGCGCACCGACGACAGCGAGATGGCCGTGACGATCGGCGCCGACGGGTTCTCGTACACCCGCGAGGGCGACGAGACGAAGGGCTTCAAGCTCGGCGAGACGCTGTAG
- the hpaE gene encoding 5-carboxymethyl-2-hydroxymuconate semialdehyde dehydrogenase, which translates to MTQEKPTGLPDKIRHYIDGRFVDSVGGEEFEVLEPVTNETYIMASSGQQADIDLAVAAAKRAFEEGPWPKMLPRERSRIMHRIADIVESRDEQLALFESFDSGLPITQAKGQARRAAENFRFFGDLIVAQHDDTFKVPGRQVNYVNRKPIGVAGLITPWNTPFMLESWKLAPALSTGNTVVLKPAEFTPLSASLWADIFTEAGVPAGVFNLVNGFGESAGDALVKHPDVPLISFTGESRTGQIIFGNAAPYLKGLSMELGGKSPAVVFADADLEAALDATVFGVFSLNGERCTAGSRVLVQRDIYDEFVERYAERAKNIVVGLPSDPATEVGALVHPEHYEKVMSYVEIGKGEGRLVAGGGRPEGFPTGNYVAPTVFADVSPDARIFQEEIFGPVVAITPFDTDEEALELANNTKYGLAAYIWTSNLKRAHNFAQSVEAGMVWLNSNNVRDLRTPFGGVKASGLGHEGGYRSIDFYTDQQAVHITLNEAHSPRFGAGK; encoded by the coding sequence ATGACTCAGGAGAAGCCCACCGGGCTGCCCGACAAGATCCGCCACTACATCGACGGCCGGTTCGTCGACTCCGTCGGGGGCGAGGAGTTCGAGGTGCTCGAGCCCGTCACCAACGAGACCTACATCATGGCCTCCTCGGGCCAGCAGGCCGACATCGACCTCGCCGTCGCCGCCGCCAAGCGGGCCTTCGAGGAGGGCCCGTGGCCCAAGATGCTGCCCCGCGAGCGCTCGCGCATCATGCACAGGATCGCCGATATCGTCGAGTCGCGCGACGAGCAGCTGGCGCTGTTCGAGAGCTTCGATTCCGGCCTGCCCATCACCCAGGCGAAGGGCCAGGCCCGCCGCGCGGCCGAGAACTTCCGGTTCTTCGGCGATCTCATCGTGGCCCAGCACGACGACACCTTCAAGGTGCCGGGTCGCCAGGTGAACTACGTCAACCGCAAGCCGATCGGCGTCGCGGGGCTCATCACCCCCTGGAACACCCCGTTCATGCTCGAGTCGTGGAAGCTGGCCCCGGCGCTCTCGACCGGCAACACCGTGGTGCTCAAGCCCGCCGAGTTCACTCCCCTCTCCGCCTCGCTCTGGGCCGACATCTTCACCGAGGCGGGCGTGCCCGCCGGGGTGTTCAACCTCGTCAACGGCTTCGGCGAGTCGGCGGGCGACGCGCTCGTCAAGCACCCCGACGTGCCGCTGATCTCCTTCACGGGCGAGAGCCGCACGGGGCAGATCATCTTCGGCAACGCGGCTCCGTACCTCAAGGGCCTGTCGATGGAGCTGGGCGGCAAGAGCCCGGCCGTCGTCTTCGCCGATGCCGATCTCGAGGCCGCGCTCGACGCCACCGTCTTCGGCGTGTTCAGCCTGAACGGCGAGCGCTGCACCGCGGGCAGCCGCGTGCTCGTGCAGCGAGACATCTACGACGAGTTCGTGGAGCGCTACGCCGAGCGGGCGAAGAACATCGTGGTCGGCCTGCCGAGCGATCCCGCCACCGAGGTCGGGGCGCTCGTGCACCCCGAGCACTACGAGAAGGTCATGAGCTACGTCGAGATCGGCAAGGGCGAGGGCCGCCTCGTCGCCGGCGGCGGGCGCCCCGAGGGCTTCCCCACCGGCAACTACGTGGCCCCCACCGTGTTCGCCGACGTGTCGCCCGACGCCCGGATCTTCCAGGAGGAGATCTTCGGCCCCGTCGTCGCGATCACGCCGTTCGACACCGACGAAGAGGCGCTCGAGCTCGCCAACAACACGAAGTACGGCCTCGCCGCCTACATCTGGACCTCGAACCTCAAGCGCGCGCACAACTTCGCGCAGTCGGTCGAGGCCGGCATGGTGTGGCTCAACTCGAACAACGTGCGCGACCTCCGCACGCCCTTCGGCGGCGTGAAGGCCTCGGGCCTCGGCCACGAGGGCGGGTACCGGTCGATCGATTTCTACACCGATCAGCAGGCCGTGCACATCACGCTCAACGAGGCGCACAGCCCCCGGTTCGGCGCCGGCAAGTAA
- a CDS encoding GntR family transcriptional regulator, which yields MAAESKSERAYRLIRDRIDSGQYVPGYRLVLAPIATELGMSVVPVREAIRRLEAEQLVTFERNVGAQVSLIKETEYLHTMQTLALVEGAATGLAAPHITADQIRRARLVNRTMRESLSAFDPQRFTELNLEFHSVLFETCPNPHILDLVHRGWNRMKVLRNSSFSFVPGRAQESVDEHERLLQLIEDRAAPLDIEMAARAHRTATLDAVLAYSDEHRHTGEQRAAPAA from the coding sequence ATGGCCGCCGAGTCGAAGTCCGAGCGCGCGTACCGCCTGATCCGGGATCGGATCGACAGCGGGCAGTACGTGCCGGGATACCGCCTGGTGCTCGCACCGATCGCCACCGAGCTCGGCATGTCGGTCGTGCCGGTGCGCGAGGCCATCCGACGTCTGGAGGCGGAGCAGCTCGTCACCTTCGAGCGCAACGTCGGCGCCCAGGTCTCGCTCATCAAGGAGACCGAGTACCTGCACACCATGCAGACGCTCGCGCTCGTCGAGGGGGCCGCTACGGGGCTCGCGGCGCCGCACATCACGGCGGACCAGATCCGCCGCGCGCGCCTCGTCAACCGGACGATGCGCGAGTCGCTCAGCGCGTTCGACCCCCAGCGCTTCACCGAGCTCAACCTCGAGTTCCACAGCGTGCTGTTCGAGACGTGCCCCAACCCGCACATCCTCGACCTCGTGCACCGCGGCTGGAATCGCATGAAGGTGCTGCGCAACTCGTCGTTCAGCTTCGTGCCCGGCCGGGCGCAGGAGTCGGTCGACGAGCACGAGCGGCTGCTGCAGCTCATCGAGGATCGCGCCGCGCCGCTCGACATCGAGATGGCCGCTCGAGCGCACCGCACGGCGACGCTCGACGCGGTGCTCGCCTACTCCGACGAGCACCGCCACACGGGAGAGCAGCGGGCGGCACCGGCCGCCTGA
- a CDS encoding fumarylacetoacetate hydrolase family protein: protein MTYGIEQLGIETPGKIIAVHLNYPSRIAQRGRTPQFPSYFFKPASSLAPTGGTIERPAGTELLAFEGEIALVIGEPARWVSPEDGWKHVARVTAANDFGLYDLRAADKGSNVRNKGGDGFTPIGPVAIPTAGIGQDAWRVRTWVNGALVQDDTSDTLAFPFGQLVADLSQHMTLESGDVILTGTPAGSSVVVPGDVVEVEVDAPNAAGSPSTGRLVTTVAQGGTAFGDFGNTPAVNDTQRVEAWGDEAAHAAAVAAGKASPLSESPVSTSATDGSPLTDEIRALLDGVAVATVSAALRKRGYVDVFIDGVHPNHEGDTILGTAKTLRFIPFRPDLFKQHGGGFNAQKRAFDTVEAGEVLVVEARGIPSTGTVGDVLALRAQVRGAAGIVTDGGVRDFAAVQEFDIPVFSQGAHPSVLGRRHVPWETDVTIACGGAAVQPGDIVMGDRDGVIVIPPFLLEEVAREAAAQERADAWVAEQVAQGAPVDGLFPMNAEWRAKYEAETAGQGARA, encoded by the coding sequence ATGACGTACGGAATCGAGCAGCTGGGCATCGAGACGCCGGGCAAGATCATTGCCGTCCACCTCAACTACCCCTCGCGGATCGCGCAGCGCGGCCGCACTCCCCAGTTCCCCTCCTACTTCTTCAAGCCGGCCTCGTCGCTCGCCCCCACCGGCGGCACGATCGAGCGCCCCGCGGGCACCGAGCTGCTCGCCTTCGAGGGTGAGATCGCCCTCGTGATCGGCGAGCCGGCCCGCTGGGTCTCCCCCGAGGACGGCTGGAAGCACGTGGCCCGGGTCACCGCGGCCAACGACTTCGGCCTCTACGACCTGCGCGCCGCCGACAAGGGCTCCAACGTGCGCAACAAGGGCGGCGACGGCTTCACCCCGATCGGCCCCGTCGCGATCCCCACCGCGGGCATCGGCCAGGATGCCTGGCGCGTGCGCACCTGGGTCAACGGGGCGCTGGTGCAGGACGACACGAGCGACACCCTCGCGTTCCCCTTCGGGCAGCTCGTGGCCGACCTCTCGCAGCACATGACGCTCGAGTCGGGCGACGTGATCCTCACAGGCACCCCGGCCGGCTCCTCGGTCGTCGTGCCGGGCGACGTGGTCGAGGTCGAGGTCGACGCACCGAACGCCGCGGGCTCCCCCAGCACCGGCCGCCTGGTCACCACCGTCGCCCAGGGCGGCACCGCGTTCGGCGACTTCGGCAACACGCCCGCAGTCAACGACACGCAGCGGGTCGAGGCGTGGGGCGACGAGGCGGCGCACGCCGCTGCGGTCGCCGCCGGCAAGGCGTCCCCGCTGAGCGAGAGCCCGGTCTCGACGAGCGCGACCGACGGCTCGCCCCTCACCGACGAGATCCGCGCGCTGCTCGACGGCGTGGCGGTCGCCACCGTCTCGGCGGCGCTGCGCAAGCGCGGGTACGTCGACGTCTTCATCGACGGGGTGCACCCGAACCACGAGGGCGACACGATCCTCGGCACCGCCAAGACCCTGCGCTTCATCCCGTTTCGCCCCGACCTGTTCAAGCAGCACGGCGGCGGCTTCAACGCGCAGAAGCGCGCCTTCGACACCGTCGAGGCCGGCGAGGTGCTCGTGGTCGAGGCCCGCGGCATCCCGTCGACCGGCACCGTGGGCGACGTGCTCGCGCTGCGCGCGCAGGTCCGCGGCGCCGCCGGCATCGTCACCGACGGCGGCGTGCGCGACTTCGCGGCCGTGCAGGAGTTCGACATCCCCGTCTTCTCCCAGGGCGCGCACCCGAGCGTGCTCGGCCGCCGTCACGTGCCGTGGGAGACCGACGTGACCATCGCCTGCGGCGGCGCGGCCGTGCAGCCGGGCGACATCGTCATGGGCGACCGCGACGGCGTGATCGTGATCCCGCCGTTCCTGCTCGAGGAGGTGGCCCGCGAGGCCGCCGCCCAGGAGCGCGCCGACGCGTGGGTCGCCGAGCAGGTCGCCCAGGGCGCCCCGGTCGACGGCCTGTTCCCCATGAACGCCGAGTGGCGCGCGAAGTACGAGGCCGAGACGGCCGGGCAGGGCGCACGGGCGTAG
- a CDS encoding HpcH/HpaI aldolase family protein, translating to MPIRVDLPATLRKRLAEADRPLIGLWACAGSPITAEIVAGSGCDWVLLDAEHSPNGLESVLAQLYAMSAYPVAPLVRPPFGDTVTIKQFLDLGAQNLLIPMVDSAEQAERIVRAVRYPDGSAGGGVRGVGSALARSARWNRVEGYLGRAAETISLTVQIESAAAVADVERIVAVDGVDAIFVGPSDLAASMGLLGQQNHPEVVESVLRAIAAGVAAGTPVGVNAFVAADADRYIAAGASFVAVGADVAILARQTEALVDRFAGGANGERASY from the coding sequence ATGCCGATTCGTGTAGACCTGCCGGCCACGCTGCGCAAGCGCCTCGCTGAGGCCGACCGCCCGCTCATCGGTCTGTGGGCGTGCGCGGGGAGCCCCATCACCGCCGAGATCGTGGCCGGGAGCGGCTGCGACTGGGTGCTGCTCGATGCGGAGCACTCCCCCAACGGCCTGGAGTCGGTGCTCGCCCAGCTCTACGCGATGTCTGCATACCCGGTCGCCCCGCTCGTGCGGCCGCCCTTCGGCGACACCGTCACGATCAAGCAGTTCCTCGATCTGGGCGCGCAGAATCTGCTGATCCCGATGGTCGACTCGGCCGAGCAGGCGGAGCGGATCGTGCGCGCCGTGCGCTATCCGGACGGCTCGGCCGGCGGCGGGGTGCGGGGCGTGGGATCAGCGCTCGCGCGCTCGGCCCGCTGGAACCGGGTGGAGGGCTACCTCGGCCGGGCGGCGGAGACCATCAGTCTGACCGTGCAGATCGAGTCGGCCGCGGCGGTGGCCGACGTCGAGCGCATCGTGGCGGTCGACGGCGTCGACGCGATCTTCGTGGGGCCGTCCGACCTCGCCGCCTCGATGGGCCTGCTGGGCCAGCAGAATCACCCCGAGGTGGTCGAGTCGGTGCTGCGCGCGATCGCCGCCGGCGTGGCCGCGGGAACGCCCGTCGGCGTGAACGCCTTCGTCGCAGCGGACGCCGACCGCTACATCGCGGCGGGCGCCTCGTTCGTCGCGGTGGGCGCCGACGTGGCGATCCTCGCTCGCCAGACCGAGGCCCTCGTGGATCGCTTCGCGGGCGGCGCGAACGGTGAACGCGCGAGCTACTGA